In Microbacterium maritypicum, the following are encoded in one genomic region:
- a CDS encoding carbohydrate ABC transporter permease — MRSETSKAARSRSRINTVVLYVLLVVVSVPFLYPTLWMFFSSFKPANEIFLQPPTLLPREWTLDGFVQVFTAQPFLQQYGNSMYIAAIVTVSSILLSAMAGYAFARIRFPLRNAAFTLLLAAMMVPTEVTIIPIFTAVNAMGLNDTHWPLIILPIFGPTAVVSVFIFRQHFLSFPKDYEEAARLDGVTRAGVFFRIALPLATPAIAAVGIMAFLRSFNMYFEALIFLRTPEKFTLGLAITRYQDFYGEQMWNTQLGAASLTVVPILVVFLIAQKQFVQGLAQTGLKG; from the coding sequence ATGAGGTCTGAGACGTCGAAGGCGGCCCGCAGCCGCTCCAGGATCAACACCGTCGTGCTCTACGTCCTGCTCGTCGTGGTGTCGGTGCCGTTCCTGTATCCGACCCTGTGGATGTTCTTCTCGTCCTTCAAGCCCGCGAACGAGATCTTCCTCCAGCCGCCGACGCTGCTGCCCAGGGAGTGGACCCTCGACGGCTTCGTGCAGGTGTTCACCGCCCAGCCGTTCCTGCAGCAGTACGGGAACTCGATGTACATCGCGGCGATCGTCACCGTGTCGTCGATCCTGCTCTCGGCGATGGCCGGCTACGCCTTCGCGCGGATCCGGTTCCCGCTGCGCAACGCGGCCTTCACCCTGCTGCTCGCGGCGATGATGGTGCCGACCGAGGTGACGATCATCCCGATCTTCACGGCGGTGAACGCCATGGGGCTCAACGACACCCACTGGCCGCTCATCATCCTCCCGATCTTCGGGCCGACCGCGGTCGTCTCCGTGTTCATCTTCCGGCAGCACTTCCTCAGCTTCCCCAAGGACTACGAGGAAGCGGCCCGGCTGGACGGCGTCACACGGGCCGGGGTGTTCTTCCGCATCGCCCTCCCGTTGGCGACGCCGGCGATCGCGGCCGTCGGGATCATGGCGTTCCTGCGCTCGTTCAACATGTACTTCGAGGCGCTCATCTTCCTGCGCACACCCGAGAAGTTCACCCTCGGACTCGCGATCACCCGCTATCAGGACTTCTACGGCGAGCAGATGTGGAACACGCAGCTCGGCGCAGCGTCTCTCACGGTCGTCCCGATCCTCGTGGTGTTCCTCATCGCGCAGAAGCAGTTCGTTCAGGGCCTCGCCCAGACGGGGCTCAAGGGATGA
- a CDS encoding carbohydrate ABC transporter permease — protein MTARTVAANDRRALPSRRPRPDGDRWLGVAFVAPQVLGVIVLGVVPFLFVIWYSFNEWRPLTGGMEFIGLDNYSRLFADPTFSASVVASLLFSAGVLILNLVIAISLAVLLNRRMKGITGFRTIFFSPVVVSVVAWSVTWGFLLAPDGGINGALRMLGIDGPNWLADPSTSLISLVVVQVFKGVGMNMVLFLAALQSVPEEIREAAQLDGATPWRSFWAITVPMIAPTILLTGILTTIGSLEVFAPVQLLTGGGPGDSTNVLPFLLYRTAFVSQQFGYASAIGVVLFAIILALTMLQWTTRRKWVHDEV, from the coding sequence GTGACCGCACGCACCGTCGCGGCGAACGATCGAAGAGCCCTGCCGAGCCGGCGTCCCCGTCCTGACGGGGATCGCTGGCTCGGCGTGGCCTTCGTCGCGCCCCAGGTCCTCGGCGTCATCGTCCTCGGTGTCGTCCCCTTCCTCTTCGTCATCTGGTACAGCTTCAACGAATGGCGTCCGCTCACCGGCGGCATGGAGTTCATCGGGCTCGACAACTACTCGCGTCTCTTCGCGGACCCGACCTTCTCCGCCTCTGTCGTCGCGAGCCTGCTGTTCAGTGCCGGCGTCCTCATCCTGAACCTCGTGATCGCCATCAGCCTCGCCGTGCTCCTCAATCGGCGGATGAAGGGCATCACCGGATTCCGCACGATCTTCTTCTCGCCCGTCGTGGTGTCGGTCGTCGCCTGGTCGGTGACCTGGGGGTTCCTCCTCGCCCCGGATGGCGGCATCAACGGAGCGCTGCGGATGCTCGGGATCGACGGCCCCAATTGGCTGGCAGATCCCTCCACCTCCCTGATCTCGCTCGTCGTGGTGCAGGTCTTCAAGGGCGTCGGCATGAACATGGTGCTCTTCCTCGCCGCGCTGCAGAGCGTGCCCGAGGAGATCCGGGAGGCCGCCCAGCTCGACGGTGCGACGCCGTGGCGGTCGTTCTGGGCCATCACCGTGCCGATGATCGCTCCGACGATCCTGCTCACCGGCATCCTCACCACGATCGGCTCACTCGAAGTCTTCGCACCCGTGCAGCTGCTCACCGGAGGTGGTCCGGGGGATTCGACCAACGTCCTGCCGTTCCTCCTCTACCGCACCGCTTTCGTCAGCCAGCAGTTCGGCTACGCCAGCGCGATCGGTGTCGTTCTGTTCGCCATCATCCTGGCCCTGACGATGCTGCAGTGGACCACGCGACGCAAGTGGGTGCACGATGAGGTCTGA
- a CDS encoding ABC transporter substrate-binding protein encodes MRATRSRGAAIALTGVLAVSLSACAGTDSGASGPVDLTMALWSSNEGHLALLQEIGDAYVEEHGDEVSSITFEPVTNPDYVAGLTTQIAGGDVPDLAWIPEASGPEFVDSGILHDVRETLEGADGYDLDDILPAALAPWQDDDGGVYAYPFSNSPFALYVNDDLVAAAGQPDVESLVSTPDYTWDTVADIAAAVNGETGATGLNVPTFNPTNWSAVTMLGNAWGAAPWSEDGTTCEFASPEMIEYLTWYQDQIDRGAIPAVSGNAAPAAFASGDVAFSVAQLSQSGSLDDSFEWSFLPLPAGPEGYHPIVGQAGVSVLERSENQDQAAGFLAYLTNPTNAELLAQFFPPPRESLLNVETLSQAAPKLSPDEIQSAIIDVVPDASVKPQHPVLSQFSDKVRAGLDPVWSGGDVETAVTGICEQISPTLKG; translated from the coding sequence ATGCGAGCTACCCGATCCCGAGGGGCTGCCATCGCGCTCACCGGAGTTCTGGCGGTGTCCCTCAGCGCCTGCGCCGGTACCGACAGCGGCGCCTCAGGCCCCGTCGACCTGACCATGGCGCTCTGGTCCTCCAACGAAGGTCACCTGGCGCTGCTGCAGGAGATCGGCGATGCCTACGTCGAAGAGCACGGCGACGAAGTCTCGTCGATCACTTTCGAACCCGTCACGAACCCGGACTACGTCGCCGGGCTGACGACGCAGATCGCCGGCGGCGACGTTCCCGATCTCGCCTGGATCCCGGAGGCGAGCGGTCCCGAGTTCGTCGACTCCGGGATCCTGCACGACGTGCGTGAAACCCTGGAGGGCGCCGACGGCTACGACCTCGACGACATCCTCCCGGCCGCGCTCGCGCCGTGGCAGGACGACGACGGAGGCGTCTACGCGTATCCGTTCTCGAACTCCCCCTTCGCGCTCTACGTCAACGATGACCTCGTCGCGGCCGCGGGCCAGCCGGATGTCGAGTCGCTCGTCAGCACTCCCGACTACACGTGGGACACGGTCGCGGACATCGCTGCGGCGGTGAACGGCGAGACGGGAGCGACAGGGCTGAACGTGCCCACGTTCAACCCGACGAACTGGAGTGCCGTGACCATGCTCGGGAACGCATGGGGCGCCGCGCCGTGGTCCGAAGACGGTACGACCTGCGAGTTCGCCTCTCCCGAGATGATCGAGTACCTCACGTGGTACCAGGACCAGATCGACAGGGGAGCGATCCCTGCCGTCTCCGGCAACGCGGCGCCCGCTGCATTTGCGAGCGGTGACGTCGCCTTTAGCGTCGCTCAGCTCAGCCAGTCGGGGAGCCTCGACGACAGCTTCGAGTGGTCGTTCCTCCCGCTGCCCGCGGGACCGGAGGGGTACCACCCGATCGTCGGCCAGGCGGGCGTGAGCGTCCTCGAGCGCAGTGAGAACCAGGATCAGGCGGCAGGCTTCCTCGCCTACCTGACCAACCCCACGAACGCCGAGCTCCTCGCGCAGTTCTTCCCGCCGCCCCGTGAGTCCCTGCTCAACGTGGAGACGCTCTCGCAGGCAGCGCCGAAGCTCTCGCCCGACGAGATCCAGTCGGCGATCATCGACGTGGTCCCCGACGCCTCGGTCAAGCCGCAGCACCCGGTGCTCTCCCAGTTCTCCGACAAGGTCCGTGCGGGTCTCGACCCGGTGTGGTCGGGCGGCGACGTCGAGACCGCGGTCACCGGCATCTGCGAGCAGATCTCGCCGACGCTCAAGGGCTGA
- a CDS encoding LacI family DNA-binding transcriptional regulator, which produces MRAKERRPSLAEVAGEAGVSISTVSKVVNGAPDVAADTRVRVESVLRDKQYLSPKQRSRSDLATVVVVLASSSMSSPLTVEILRGTMRAAHEAGLELVLLDLPDGAPAAGWIERTKRNGPTAVIALKSRLRTQERAKLAKNGVPLVEVDTYQLPDNDSYSVGATNFAGGMAATQHLLSLGHRRIGFLGGVSDTQASIARKHGHLAALASAGIEPGDDIIEEGDFTYESGLQAAETLLGRPGRVTAIFAASDAQAAGVLEAARRAGVSVPDELSVIGFDDQLVARMTAPQLTTIRQPSEAMGSYAVEVAHKLLLGTTPPAFHTDLATELVVRGSTAPLQAIENTA; this is translated from the coding sequence ATGCGCGCGAAGGAGCGTCGACCATCGCTTGCCGAGGTGGCGGGTGAGGCGGGGGTCTCGATCTCCACCGTCTCGAAGGTCGTGAACGGGGCGCCCGACGTCGCTGCCGACACTCGCGTGCGGGTGGAGTCGGTGCTCCGCGACAAGCAGTACCTGTCGCCGAAGCAGCGCTCGCGGAGTGATCTGGCGACGGTGGTGGTCGTGCTCGCGAGTTCGAGCATGTCGTCCCCGCTGACGGTCGAGATCCTGCGCGGCACCATGCGTGCGGCGCACGAGGCCGGGCTCGAGCTCGTGCTGCTCGACCTTCCGGATGGGGCGCCCGCCGCCGGCTGGATCGAGCGGACCAAGCGCAACGGTCCGACCGCGGTCATCGCGCTGAAGTCGCGGTTGAGGACGCAGGAGCGGGCGAAGCTCGCGAAGAACGGCGTCCCCCTCGTCGAGGTCGACACCTACCAGCTGCCGGACAACGACTCGTACTCCGTGGGCGCCACGAACTTCGCAGGGGGGATGGCAGCGACGCAGCATCTGCTCTCGCTCGGGCATCGGCGCATCGGGTTCCTCGGCGGAGTCTCCGACACGCAGGCGTCGATCGCTCGCAAGCACGGACATCTCGCCGCTCTCGCCTCGGCCGGGATCGAACCCGGGGACGACATCATCGAAGAGGGCGACTTCACCTACGAATCCGGCCTGCAGGCGGCGGAGACCCTTCTGGGTCGACCGGGTCGCGTGACGGCGATCTTCGCGGCGAGCGACGCGCAGGCCGCCGGAGTCCTCGAGGCCGCGCGCCGCGCCGGCGTGTCCGTCCCGGATGAGCTCAGCGTCATCGGGTTCGACGACCAGCTCGTCGCGCGGATGACGGCCCCGCAGCTGACGACCATCCGGCAGCCCTCCGAGGCGATGGGCTCCTACGCGGTGGAGGTCGCCCACAAGCTGTTGCTCGGCACGACACCGCCGGCCTTCCATACCGACCTGGCGACGGAACTCGTCGTGCGAGGATCGACGGCACCTCTGCAAGCTATCGAAAATACTGCTTGA
- a CDS encoding FAD-dependent oxidoreductase, which translates to MTRQQADLLIIGGGVGGVSAALAALRRGRSVIMTEQTPWLGGQLTSQLVPSDEHRRIEATGRNRSYAQFRDLVRDHYRTYYPLTAAARADRHLNPGAAWVSPLSVEPKVILAVIHDLLRPYEASGRLALMLETTPVAVHTDGDRIAAVTVRDREGVSRELSAPFVLDATELGDLLELGGVEYVTGREARGETGEPSAPEAGDPLDMQSVTWCFAVEHLAGQDHTIDRPDDYDTFREWRPPQLDGEKMLGFRRAAHDGSIAREYTLRVNDDDDPFAIDVDHRNMDGAPELWNYRRIAARRQFEDGAYESDIVIVNWPMNDYVGGPLFGVDDAAVHWDRSKALSRSLLYWLQTEAPRPDGGVGWPGLRLAPQVTGTPDGFAMMPYFRESRRIRAERTILEQDFDRDLRDGRGAERYPDTVGVGHYYWIDRHATTGGSAGGGGLPEPFEIPLGALLPQRVRNLLPAAKNIGTTHISNGSYRLQPVEWSIGEAVGALASYCLDHGVEPSTVRADARHLDDFQRDLERGGVQLRWDPALRW; encoded by the coding sequence GTGACACGACAGCAGGCCGACCTTCTCATCATCGGCGGTGGCGTCGGCGGCGTCTCCGCCGCCCTCGCCGCTCTGCGCCGCGGCAGATCGGTCATCATGACCGAGCAGACCCCCTGGCTGGGGGGCCAGCTGACGAGTCAGCTCGTACCCAGCGACGAGCACCGACGCATCGAGGCGACGGGTCGTAACCGCAGCTACGCCCAGTTCCGCGACCTCGTCCGGGATCACTACCGGACGTACTACCCGCTCACCGCCGCCGCGAGAGCCGACCGGCATCTCAACCCGGGCGCGGCCTGGGTGAGCCCGCTCAGCGTCGAGCCGAAGGTCATCCTCGCGGTGATCCACGACCTCCTCCGGCCGTACGAGGCCTCCGGCCGACTCGCTCTGATGCTCGAGACCACGCCTGTCGCCGTCCACACCGACGGTGACCGCATCGCCGCGGTGACCGTGCGCGACCGCGAGGGCGTCTCGCGCGAGCTGTCCGCGCCGTTCGTGCTGGATGCGACCGAGCTCGGTGATCTCCTGGAGCTCGGCGGAGTGGAATACGTCACCGGCCGCGAGGCTCGAGGCGAGACCGGGGAGCCCAGTGCGCCGGAGGCCGGTGACCCGCTCGACATGCAGAGCGTCACCTGGTGCTTCGCGGTCGAACACCTCGCCGGTCAGGATCACACGATCGATCGCCCCGACGACTACGACACCTTCCGCGAGTGGCGGCCGCCGCAGCTCGACGGCGAGAAGATGCTCGGATTCCGACGCGCCGCGCACGACGGCTCCATCGCCCGCGAGTACACACTGCGGGTGAACGACGACGATGACCCCTTCGCCATCGACGTCGACCACCGCAACATGGACGGCGCCCCGGAACTGTGGAACTACCGCCGCATCGCCGCACGGCGCCAGTTCGAGGACGGCGCCTACGAGAGCGACATCGTCATCGTGAACTGGCCGATGAACGACTACGTCGGGGGCCCGCTCTTCGGCGTCGACGACGCCGCCGTCCACTGGGATCGTTCCAAGGCGTTGAGTCGGTCGCTGCTCTACTGGCTGCAGACGGAGGCTCCTCGACCCGATGGCGGTGTCGGCTGGCCGGGGCTCCGCCTCGCACCACAGGTCACGGGGACGCCCGACGGGTTCGCGATGATGCCCTACTTCCGCGAATCCCGTCGTATCCGGGCTGAACGGACGATCCTCGAGCAGGACTTCGACCGCGATCTCCGCGACGGAAGGGGCGCCGAGCGCTATCCCGACACCGTGGGGGTCGGCCACTACTACTGGATCGACCGGCACGCCACGACCGGTGGCAGCGCCGGTGGCGGCGGGCTCCCGGAGCCGTTCGAGATCCCGCTCGGCGCCCTTCTGCCGCAGCGCGTGCGCAATCTCCTCCCCGCAGCCAAGAACATCGGCACGACGCACATCTCGAACGGCAGCTACCGGCTGCAGCCCGTCGAATGGTCCATCGGCGAGGCCGTGGGGGCCCTCGCCTCGTACTGTCTCGACCACGGTGTCGAGCCGTCGACGGTGCGCGCGGATGCGCGGCACCTCGACGATTTCCAGCGCGACCTCGAGCGCGGAGGCGTGCAGCTGCGGTGGGACCCCGCCCTTCGCTGGTAG
- a CDS encoding LacI family DNA-binding transcriptional regulator codes for MTSAARARRVTIADVAREAQTSTASVSYALNGRPGISEATRERVLEVAARLGWSPASAARALAGAGADTIGLVLTKDPRDLSVEPFYMQFIAGVESALAVRSRGLLLEVAADADAEVEAIRRWRGSRRVDGVLLTDLRPHDQRIAVVREAGVPAVAVGDPSAAAGLTTVWTDDAAAMRQAVQHLAALGHRRITRVAAPRRYAYTAIRDDAFDQTARACGLDHDIVRSDLSEDAGAVATRAVLSSPRPPTGLIFDNDIMAVAALTTAHQRGLSVPGDVSIIAWDDSLLCRLVTPGLTALSHDVVALGAQAARRLLDVIDGAEPAVYQEATPMLQVRASTGPAPTEA; via the coding sequence ATGACGAGCGCTGCGCGGGCCCGGCGGGTCACGATCGCCGATGTCGCGCGCGAGGCGCAGACGTCGACCGCGAGCGTCTCCTATGCCCTCAACGGTCGCCCGGGGATCTCCGAGGCCACGCGGGAACGGGTGCTCGAAGTGGCGGCCCGACTCGGCTGGTCGCCGGCGAGCGCCGCGCGTGCCCTGGCGGGTGCCGGTGCGGACACGATCGGTCTGGTGCTCACGAAGGATCCTCGTGATCTCTCCGTCGAGCCGTTCTACATGCAGTTCATCGCGGGAGTGGAGTCGGCGCTCGCCGTGCGCTCCCGTGGTCTCCTGCTCGAGGTCGCCGCTGATGCGGACGCCGAGGTCGAAGCGATCCGGCGTTGGCGCGGTTCGCGGCGTGTGGACGGCGTCCTCCTCACCGACCTGAGGCCACACGATCAGCGGATCGCCGTCGTCAGGGAAGCCGGCGTCCCCGCGGTCGCGGTGGGCGATCCGAGCGCTGCGGCCGGCCTGACGACCGTGTGGACGGACGACGCCGCCGCGATGAGACAGGCCGTCCAGCATCTCGCTGCTCTCGGGCATCGTCGCATCACCCGGGTCGCGGCGCCCCGACGGTATGCGTACACGGCCATCCGCGATGACGCGTTCGATCAGACTGCCCGTGCGTGCGGCCTCGACCATGACATCGTCCGCAGTGATCTCTCGGAGGATGCCGGTGCGGTCGCCACGCGCGCCGTGCTCTCGTCGCCGCGCCCGCCGACGGGGTTGATCTTCGACAACGACATCATGGCCGTCGCCGCCCTGACCACGGCGCATCAGCGGGGACTGTCCGTTCCCGGAGATGTCTCGATCATCGCGTGGGACGACTCGCTGCTCTGTCGACTCGTGACGCCGGGGTTGACGGCGCTCAGCCACGATGTGGTCGCCCTCGGCGCCCAGGCCGCCCGCCGCCTGCTCGACGTCATCGACGGTGCGGAGCCGGCCGTCTACCAGGAGGCGACGCCGATGCTGCAGGTCAGGGCCTCGACCGGTCCTGCGCCGACCGAGGCCTGA
- a CDS encoding glycoside hydrolase family 2 protein, whose product MRTTSDLAGRWSWMVDAEGDTPVPEEAAPLVGRAVAAQVPGAIHLDLRNADLIPDPFVDRNEEAVSWVARCDWRLSRTFPRSGDAERVDLVLDGVDTIASIAVNGRTVGQTRNMHRAYRFDVTAAIEEENSVDVCFTSAYTYAEQQERALGARPSAYPQPFAFIRKMASSFGWDWGPTLPGCGLWRDVRIESWSTARIAAVRPLVDVFEQTGILTAHIDLERTASGASLPLHLEIEIAGQAVHAEVPPGEESATIVVAVPDVQRWHPRGLGEPHLYSVEVSLWSERERLDEHRTRVGFRTVVVDRTPDAHGTPFVVTVNDRPMFIKGVNWIPESVFPGEDVADRVRTRLEQAAEANVNLVRVWGGGVYESEAFYSACDELGLLVWQDFLFACAAYPEEEPIRAQVLAEARENIVRLSSHPSLALWNGNNENLWMRLDKDWASQQGGELTWGERYYLEWLPDLVRELDPTRPYTEGSPWSGSGVHDPNDPDHQTFHSWDAWNEDDYSVYRASSPRFVSEFGWQGAAAWRTLRDAVSDPDLRLDSENVRHHQKAIDGHAKLARNLARHLPPTDDFDRWHLQTQWMQVEAVRTGVLHWRASWPRTSGTIVWQLNDLWPVTSWSAIDSAGRCKPLYFALRDMYAPRVLTIEPRDGGLELCIINDDDEAWHSTVGFARRRADGIAAAEQSFPLSVPPRSVARIELPPIIAEPRDPAEEFVVATVDDQRALWHFAPPSGAHAHAPLEVAVAVVAGGMDISVRSRLLARDVLVQPDRLHPEATVDRGFTTVLPGETAIFRVRAPEPLDPDSAREAFVVSSLRDIIDPD is encoded by the coding sequence ATGCGCACGACGTCGGATCTGGCAGGACGGTGGAGTTGGATGGTCGACGCCGAGGGGGACACTCCTGTCCCGGAAGAGGCCGCGCCGCTCGTCGGGAGGGCCGTCGCCGCGCAGGTGCCCGGGGCGATCCACCTCGATCTGCGGAACGCAGACCTCATTCCCGACCCCTTCGTCGACCGGAACGAGGAGGCCGTGTCCTGGGTCGCTCGATGCGACTGGCGCCTGAGTCGCACCTTCCCCCGGTCGGGCGACGCGGAGCGGGTGGATCTCGTCCTCGACGGCGTGGACACCATCGCGTCGATCGCCGTCAACGGGCGAACCGTCGGACAGACGCGGAACATGCATCGTGCGTACCGGTTCGACGTGACGGCGGCGATCGAGGAGGAGAACAGCGTCGATGTCTGCTTCACCTCCGCATACACGTATGCCGAGCAGCAGGAACGTGCGCTCGGCGCGCGCCCCAGCGCCTATCCGCAGCCGTTCGCATTCATCCGGAAGATGGCCAGCAGCTTCGGCTGGGACTGGGGGCCGACCCTTCCCGGATGCGGGCTGTGGCGTGACGTCAGGATCGAGAGCTGGAGCACGGCGCGGATCGCCGCGGTCCGTCCGTTGGTCGACGTCTTCGAGCAGACCGGCATCCTCACCGCTCACATCGACCTCGAGCGAACGGCCTCCGGCGCGAGCCTCCCGCTGCATCTCGAGATCGAGATCGCGGGGCAGGCCGTTCATGCCGAGGTGCCGCCGGGTGAAGAGTCGGCGACGATCGTGGTCGCCGTTCCCGATGTGCAGCGGTGGCACCCGCGCGGACTCGGCGAACCCCATCTGTACTCGGTCGAGGTCTCACTCTGGTCGGAGCGAGAGCGGCTCGACGAACACCGCACGCGGGTCGGCTTCCGGACCGTCGTCGTCGATCGGACCCCCGATGCGCACGGCACGCCGTTCGTCGTCACGGTGAACGACCGCCCGATGTTCATCAAGGGCGTGAACTGGATTCCCGAGAGCGTCTTCCCCGGGGAGGATGTCGCCGACCGCGTCCGCACGCGCCTGGAGCAGGCGGCGGAGGCCAATGTGAACCTCGTCCGGGTGTGGGGTGGAGGCGTCTACGAGAGCGAGGCGTTCTACTCCGCGTGCGACGAGCTCGGCCTGCTCGTGTGGCAGGACTTCCTCTTCGCCTGCGCCGCCTATCCCGAGGAGGAGCCGATCAGGGCACAGGTGCTGGCCGAGGCCCGCGAGAACATCGTGCGGCTCAGCTCTCACCCGAGCCTCGCCCTCTGGAACGGGAACAACGAGAACCTCTGGATGCGCCTGGACAAGGATTGGGCATCGCAGCAGGGCGGGGAGCTCACCTGGGGTGAGCGGTACTACCTGGAGTGGCTGCCGGACCTCGTCCGCGAGCTCGACCCGACCCGTCCCTACACGGAGGGGAGTCCCTGGTCGGGCAGCGGGGTTCACGATCCGAACGACCCGGATCACCAGACCTTCCATTCCTGGGATGCCTGGAACGAAGACGACTACTCGGTCTACCGCGCCAGCTCTCCGCGTTTCGTCTCCGAGTTCGGTTGGCAGGGTGCAGCCGCCTGGCGGACGTTGCGCGATGCGGTCTCGGACCCCGATCTTCGTCTCGACTCCGAGAACGTCCGGCACCATCAGAAGGCCATCGACGGGCACGCGAAGCTCGCCCGCAATCTCGCCCGCCACCTCCCGCCGACGGACGACTTCGACCGGTGGCATCTGCAGACGCAGTGGATGCAGGTCGAGGCCGTCCGCACCGGCGTGCTGCACTGGCGCGCGAGTTGGCCGCGCACCTCGGGCACGATCGTGTGGCAGCTCAACGACCTGTGGCCGGTGACGTCCTGGTCGGCGATCGACAGCGCGGGCCGGTGCAAGCCGCTCTACTTCGCCCTGCGCGACATGTACGCACCGCGCGTGCTGACGATCGAGCCGCGGGACGGCGGGCTCGAACTGTGCATCATCAACGACGACGACGAGGCGTGGCACTCCACGGTGGGATTCGCGCGGCGGCGGGCCGATGGGATCGCCGCGGCGGAGCAGTCGTTCCCGCTCTCCGTGCCTCCGCGCTCGGTGGCCCGCATCGAGCTGCCGCCGATCATCGCCGAGCCGCGGGATCCGGCGGAGGAGTTCGTGGTCGCCACCGTCGACGACCAGCGAGCCCTCTGGCATTTCGCTCCGCCGAGTGGCGCGCACGCTCACGCACCGCTGGAAGTCGCCGTCGCCGTCGTCGCCGGCGGTATGGACATCAGCGTCCGCTCGCGTCTCCTCGCACGCGACGTGCTCGTCCAGCCGGATCGCCTCCATCCTGAGGCGACGGTCGATCGCGGCTTCACCACCGTGCTCCCGGGGGAGACCGCGATCTTCCGCGTCCGCGCGCCGGAGCCGCTCGATCCCGACTCGGCGCGGGAGGCGTTCGTCGTCTCCTCGCTGCGGGATATCATCGATCCCGACTGA
- a CDS encoding aldose 1-epimerase family protein — MPRSGRQLRIAAHGYEAVIASIGATLRTLTFEERDLVVPFDADAVRPGYRGVTLAPWPNRIVDGRYSFGGAEQQLALTEPERAHALHGLLAWVEFEDRLVLDDRVVLAAVILPQTGYPFRVEVEVEYKLDAEGLHQTVTAHNVGADAAPWGTGPHPYLVAGQGGVDDWTLLLPASEVLTVTPDRLSPVGVEPVSQHPEWDFRSARPIGDVFIDHAFTGLIRDGGLAEVRLTAPDGHGVGMAWDERCPWVQVHTADTPAVAETHRIGLAVEPMTCPPDAFNSGVDLVTLDPGATHAASWRIFAL, encoded by the coding sequence ATGCCGCGCTCCGGCCGTCAGCTGCGGATCGCCGCGCACGGGTATGAGGCCGTGATCGCCAGCATCGGTGCGACGCTGCGGACGCTCACGTTCGAGGAGCGCGACCTCGTCGTGCCGTTCGACGCGGATGCCGTGCGCCCCGGTTACCGCGGCGTCACGCTGGCCCCGTGGCCGAACCGCATCGTCGACGGACGCTACTCGTTCGGCGGAGCGGAGCAGCAGCTGGCGCTCACCGAGCCGGAACGCGCGCATGCGCTGCACGGCCTGCTCGCCTGGGTCGAGTTCGAAGACCGTCTGGTGCTCGACGACCGGGTCGTGCTGGCCGCCGTGATCCTGCCGCAGACGGGGTACCCGTTCCGCGTCGAGGTCGAGGTCGAGTACAAGCTCGACGCCGAGGGGCTGCACCAGACGGTGACCGCGCACAACGTCGGGGCGGATGCCGCGCCCTGGGGTACCGGGCCGCACCCGTACCTCGTGGCCGGCCAGGGCGGAGTCGACGACTGGACCCTGCTGCTCCCGGCATCCGAGGTGCTCACGGTCACACCCGACCGGCTGAGCCCGGTCGGGGTGGAGCCGGTGTCGCAGCATCCGGAGTGGGACTTCCGCTCGGCGCGCCCCATCGGCGACGTCTTCATCGACCACGCCTTCACCGGCCTGATCCGTGACGGCGGCCTGGCCGAGGTGCGGCTGACGGCTCCTGACGGTCACGGCGTCGGGATGGCGTGGGACGAGCGCTGCCCGTGGGTGCAGGTGCACACGGCCGACACCCCCGCCGTCGCGGAGACTCACCGCATCGGCCTCGCGGTCGAGCCGATGACGTGCCCGCCCGACGCGTTCAACTCCGGCGTCGACCTCGTGACACTGGACCCCGGGGCGACGCACGCGGCGTCGTGGCGGATCTTCGCGCTGTAG